Sequence from the Bacillota bacterium genome:
CCGTGGCCACCGAGGAGAAGGCGAAGATCGGCGAGATCTGTTCAGGGGACAGCCTGAACTTGAGGTTGAAGAACAGCTGGAAGAAGGTGACCATGGCCCCGGCGCCCAGGGCCACCATGGCTTCGGGGGCCAGGAGCTTCAGGAAGAGGCGTAGCTCGGCGGCGTTTTTCGGCAGCGGGTTGGCGCGGTTGGCCGGGCGATTGGCCGCCGGCGCCCCCCCATCCCCGCGTGGGCCGAGCTTGACCCCCAGGAGGGGCAGCAGGGCCAGGAGGTCGAAGAGGAACATGACCAAGAGGGCCGCCCGCAGGGGAATGACGTCCATCGACGTGCCCCCGGAATAGGTGGCCACGGCCTTGGGGATGACCCCGCCCAGCAGGCTGCCGATGAACCCGGTCCCCATCATCAAGGCCGACTGGAGGGAGAAGAGGAAGACCCGCTCCCCGGGCTTGGTGATGGACATCAGCAAGGGGGCGCCGATGACCCAGGCGGTCGAGCCGGCCACCCCGTTCACCAGAGCGAAGAGCAGCAGCGGTAGCTTGGCCGCGGAGAGGGCGGTGCCGAGGGCGGTCAGGCTGCTGAGGGCCGTCCCGATGGTCAGGAAGGGCAGATAGCCCCGACGGTCGGCGAGGAAACCTATGGGCAATCCGAGGAGCATGACGACGAACGACGGCAGCCCGTTGAGGAGGCCAATGAAATCCTGTCGATAGCCCAGGGAATGCAGATAGAGATTGAGGTCGAGGTTGTTGATGCTCCAGCTGATGCTGCTCAGGATGGTGAAGAGGAGGAATCGCTTGGCGTTCGGACCCATGGTCCGGATGGCCTTCAGGTAGTCGCCGGCGGCGCTCACGCGGACGCTCCAATCGGAACCGAATTGGCTGAATACCAACCCAGTAACTTCGCCCCTCCGGCGGCAATCGCCTCTTGCCACTTCCTGGTTTCCACCGCGCGTTTTCGTTTCCCGCCGAGCGTTTCGCCCTCCCCGGCAGGGTGGCCGGACCGGGGTGTAGAATCCGTCGGTTGAGGCATAAGGAGGCGACCTTAGGCATGGCGAGGATTGTCGAGTATATCCGTCAGACCCTGCCCCAGTTGCAGGCCTTGGACAAGGCCAAGAGCATCGCCCTGATGTCGGTCAGCCCGATCGAGGTCCACGGTCCACACCTCCCGGTGGGCACCGACGTTTACATCTCCGACGAACTCCAGCGACGGTACGCCGCGGAGATCGAGCTGCGCCACCCGGACTTCACCCTGGTGGTCCTGCCCCCTCTCCACGCCGGGGCCGACCCGCTGCCGGTGGGCGGGTCCATCGCGGTGCCGGCGCCGGTCCTCGAGGGCCTGATCGTCGCCTTCGCCGCGGGGCTGGGCGAGCAGGGATTTCGGTATCTCCTGATCTCCGACAACCACGGCGGGCCGCGCCACCAGATGGCCATCGAGGCCGCCGCCCGGACGGCCTGGAAGAAGCACCGCTTCTACGTGATCAACTCCTTCGGCCTCGAGTTCCGGATGATGGTCCAGCATGACCAGGCTCTCCTGACGGCCACCGGGCTGGGGCCCGGCAACATCGGCGACGACCCGGACGTCCACGCCGGGACCAACGAAACCTCCCTGATGCTGGCCACCGACCCCGGCTTGATCGACCCCGGCTACCGGAACGTCCCGCCTTCGGCGCCGACCAAGGGACCCGGTGTGGTGGCCGGCCTGGGCCGCATCCTGCGGGCCCTGGGCGGGCGGGTCATCGGGCGGGACCTCGAACACCTCGACGCCACCCTGGCCTGGACCGGCCAGAAGGGCTTCACCCCGTACATGGGGGCCCCGGCCAAGGCCTCGCGGGAGGCCGGCGAGGCGATGTTCAAGGCCCGGGTCGAGGTGGCCATGGGCCTTCTGGAGCGGGCCCTCAGGGGCGAGGAGCTGAGGATAACCCCGATGCTCTGGGGGCTCAGGATCCTGCGGAAGCTGCCGGGATGAGCGGTGTGCCGGCGGGGGAGACCACGCGATGATCGACAGCCACCTTCACCTCGATCTCATGTCCTACAAGGACGTCGACGACATGCTGGGGGCCGGGATCCACGGGGCCGTCGCCTGCTCCTACGTCTTCCAGCCGAGTTCGTCCGGCACGGTCATCGACCACTACCGGATGCTGGTCGCGGTCTATCGGGCGATGGCCGCGGCCCGGGGATTCACCCTTGGAGTGGCCCTGGGCCTTCACCCCCGGGGGATTCCGCCGGACTGGTCCGCCATCCTCGACGCCCTCCCCGACTGGTTGGCCAGGCCGGGCGTCGTGGCCCTCGGCGAGATCGGCCTGGACTGGGCCGATGGGCGGGAGAAGGAGGTCCTCGAGGCTGAGTTCAAGCTGGCGGCTCAGCTGGACAAGCGGGTCGTCGTCCACCTCCCCGGGACGAACCGGGAGACCGCCGTCGGGGTGGTCCTCGACCTGGCCGAGAAAGCGGGGCTGAACCCGGCCTCGATGGTCGTCGATCACGTCGGACCGGACGTCTTGGGGTCGGTAAAGGCGGCGGGCTGCCGGATCGGCCTGACCGTCAAGCCGGGTCGCCTGAGCCCAGAGGATGTCCTGACCATGCTCCACTCGGGGATCGACCTGTCCGGGGCAATGCTCAATTCAGACGCCGCCAACCTGAAGGCCTCAGACCCGCTGGCCGTCGCCCTGACCGCCGCCCACCTGAGACGGGCCGGGGTCGACGAGACCGTCGTGGCCGCCCTGGCGGGCGGGAACGCTCGGGACTTCTTCGGGCTTAGCCGGGAGGGGTGGCGGTGAGGACGAAGGATAGCGCGGCCGGTGCGGCCGCTGCGGCCGCCAGGATAAGGCGGGACATCGAGGCCTTCGCCGCTTTCGGGGGAAGGGCCGTTGGACCCCACACCCCGTCGACCGGTTGGCCCTGTCCAAGGCCGACCTCCTGGCCAGGGCGCACCTGGAGGGGCTGATGGCCGAGCTCGGGCTGGAAGTGGTGGCCGATCCGGTGGGCAACCTCATCGGAACATGGCCGAGCTCGCGCCATCGCGGGGCCGAGCCCCTGCCCCCGGTGATGATCGGCTCACACCTCGACTCGGTCCCGGCCGGCGGCCGCTTCGACGGGGTGGCCGGTCTCGTCGTCGGTCTCGAAGCCTTGCGGAGCCTGAAAAGACGGGGCTTCGAACCGCCCCGGCCGATCCAACTCGTCGACTTCACCAACGAGGAGGGGGTGCGTTTTTCGCCCGGCCTCTTCGGAAGCCAGGCGATGGTCGGCCGGTACGAGCCGGGACAGCTCAAGGAAATCCGCGACGCCGCGGGGCTCTCCCTCTACGGCCAGCTTGTCGAAGCCGGCTACGAGCCGGACAAGCTGGCGATCGAGGGCGCCAAACGGTCGACCCGCCGGCCCGGAGAGGTGGCGGCCTACTTCGAGGTCCACGTCGAGCAGGGCGGGGTCCTTGAGGCCGGGCGCCTGCCCCTGGGCATCGTCACCGGCATCGCCGGTCCGGCCTATCTGGCCGTGACGGTCGAAGGGCGGGCCGCCCACGCCGGAGCCACCCCGATGGGGATGCGGCGGGACGCCCTGGTGGCGGCCGCCGAGATGGTTCTGGAGGTCGAGCGGACGGGCGCGGCCGACGCCTCCCGGGTGGTGGCCACCGTCGGCCGGATGACCGTCGAGCCCGGGGCGCCGAACGTCATTCCGGGGCGAGTGACGTTCACCGTCGACGTCCGCTCGGTCGAGGCCGCGGCCCGGTCGGAGGCCCTCGGCGCGATCCAGGAACGGCTCCTCAGGGTGGCCGTCGAGCGCCATGTCATCGCGGATGTCGAACAGACCAGTTCCTTCGCCCCGGTGCTCCTGTCGGAGTCCATGGTCGGGTTGCTCCAGCGGGCGGCGGCCAAGGTGGGCGCGCCGTCATGCCGGCTTCCCAGCGGAGCGGCCCACGACGCGATGATCATCGCCGAGGTTGCCCCGGTGGGGATGATCTTTGTCCGCAGCCTGGGCGGCGTCAGCCATTGCCCCGAGGAGGAGACCAGTTGCGAAGACCTGGCTCTGGCGGCCACGGTCCTCGAGGAAGCGATTGCGGAAACGGCGGGCCGATGAAGGCCCGCCGTTGAACACAGGAGCACACCCGTGGGGCTGGGGCGACTCCTGAAAGCGGCCGGCTGGAAAGTCGAGGGAGAGGAGAAACCGGGGGTACCGACGAAAGATTGAAGTCCGGCCCGGCTACGGGTACAAAAGGGAGGGGACCGGTGGTGGACGAGGGTAGCCTCAGGCTCCTTTACTGTATGGTCTGCGAAGACGTGCGCTTCGAGATGAACAACAAGATGAGCCTGATGGGCTGCTTCGACACGATCAGCCTGCGCACTTTCCCCGACAACTTCACCATCACCATCGTCAACAAGTGGTGGGGCCAGGAGGGGCGTTTCCGGACCCAGACCCAGATCGAGACCCCGACCAAGGAACGGGTCAACCTCTTCGACAACACCATCGAAATCCGCGAAGGCGCCAGCGCCGCCGAGGTGATCAAGCGGACTTTTCAGTTCAATAGCCCCGGGACGTACGCCATCAAGGTCCTTCAGGAAGGGCACGAGAAAGCCGACATCCCCCTATTCGTGCGCAAGTACGTGCAGATCTGAGCCGGGCGGAGCCGATCGGTCGGGCGGGAAACCTTTGGCCGACCCCGGCGACGAATCCCCGGCGAGCAACGTAGCCTAGACCTGGGAGTGGTACCCACTTGAACAGGCCTAAGACTTGGCTGGCTTGGGCGGCCGTCGTCCTGCTGGCGGTGGCTTCTTTCGGGTTACCCCTGGCCTGGACGGGGCGGCCCGCGGCGGCGGCCGACATCACGCCGCCCGCGGACATCACGTCGCCCGCGGACATCACGCCGCCCGCCATCGGCCTCAGCGACATCGCCGGCCACTGGGCGGAGCCCAAGATCCTGGACCTGTATGCCCGGGGCATCGTCGTGCCCAAAACGGGCGTGGAATTCCGGCCCAACGACAAGATCACCCGGGCTGAGTTCTGCGGGTTCATCGCCAGGGCCATCGGCCTGCCGACCATGGGCTACGCCGGCCTCTTTGACGACGTTCCCGCGAGTACGCCGGAGGCCGAGGCGATCGAGGCGGCCTTCCGGGCGGACATCGTCAAGGGGACTTCCCCCGGCCGCTTCTCCCCCGGGGACCGGGTGACCCGCGAGCAGATGTCCGTCATGCTGCTCGGGGCATTCCAGTCGGCCAGTCGCATCCCTCCGGAAGCCGGCTGGAAACGTCTTCTTTTCACCGATGCTGAGAGCATCTCCTCGTGGGCGCTGAATGCGGTCAAATTCGCCTTCAACGCCGACATCATAAACGGCAAGACTGACGGGAGATTCGCCCCGGCCGACAGCGCCACCCGGGCCGAAGCCGCGGCGATGGTTTACGGGCTGCTAAAGAGCTACCCCTACATCGCGGCCGACTACCGGACCCCCTCGGTGCCGGTCGTCGCCGGCTCCGTCGTGAGCCTGTCCGTGGCCCCGAGCGACCATAAGGTCGTCTACGCCGGCGGCGGTAAGTGGGGTGGCCTCATCAAGTCGGTGGACGGTGGCAAGACCTGGACCAATCTTTCCTTCTCACCCCCTTCCGCATATGGGCAGGGAGCGGTCGAAGGAATCGTCGTTTCCCCAACTGACGCCGGACTGGTGACCATCACGAGCGATGCCGCGTACGGCTGGCCCGCGGCGGTGCTCCAGAGTATGGACGGTGGGTTGAACTGGGGACCCCTGGTCAGTCACCGGGACGACCTGAGGATCCGCGGTCTGGCCATCTCGGGCAAGCGCTATCAGTCGGCGGGCTATGGCGGACTCAAAGTGGCCAGCGAGGGAAGGAACTGGCATCCGGAGTTCCAGTATCCGTTCGACCCGGCGGCCGATGAACGAGAAGACACCAGACTGGGGAAGCCGCTTGAACGAGCCTTCGGTTACGTGGCCCTGAGCCCCGATGGGGGAATGGGCTTGGCGGCCGCCGATTACGATTTCGGCGCTCCCGTGATGTACTACTCCATAGCCATTGGGGGCGCCAGCGATGAACGCAGCCCCTGGGTCTGGGATAATTTCCTGACCAACGACGTCGTCAACCCCGGCCCCTATTGGCAGGCGTTGGCCTTTCCGCCAAGCCCGGGTTCCACTTTCGTCATCGGGACGGATCTTTACGACCGGTCGACCAGGACCATCATTCGCTCCTTCGTGGACGAGACGGCCATATCCGGGCTGGCCGCCTATCAGCCGGACGAGACCGGCAAGCTCCTCGAGGTCCGGTCGTACTCCTTCAGCGACGACGGCCAGGTGGTCTACGCCCTGGCGATGGCCACTCCCGAGGGTGGGGGGGAGAAGGTTCCGGTCATCCTGAAGTCGGGCGATGGTGGGGGGGCCTGGACAGCCCACCCGGCGGTCATACCGGGGGGCGCTGAGGTGACGGCCATGGCCGTGGCCTTCGGGGCGGGCCCGAGCGGCAGCGACTATGTCTTCCTGGCCGACCGCGGCTCACCGGCCGACCCGGCCCTGCCCGACCACAACCTGGTCGGACACGTCTTCCGGGCTCGGGGCGACGCCGCCGGCGGCTACCCGTTCGAGATGGTCTACGAGAATCGCGGGCCGCAGTAGCGGCCCGTTTGTTTTTTAAGGGAGGTGGGGTCGATGAACCCCACCCCTATCCTGCCAGAAAAGAGCAAAGGTCGCGATAGCCGCGACCTTTGTCAACAGCCACAACCCGCCGGCCGAATCGGTGTGAGGGTTCCTTCAGTTCAGATGCCCGATAGACTTTGGAGTCCTACCTCGGACTATACTGGAAGATGGTGAAGCCGTCCTTCATGTAGCGCATCTCACAATAGATTCCGTTTAGCCCCACCATTTCCATGTTTCCGGCGCTGAGAGTGGGCTGATACTCGTGTGCCTCCCAGTCCTGGTCGATGACGAGTTCATGTCTGCCGACAAGATTCAGACCGCGGTCATAGACCAATAACCAGGTTGAAGTTGTTCCCGGAGCGGCGCTCCGGGCGTGGAGGTACAGATCGCCCTTGCCATCGAGCCCAACGCCCCACACCAGGTCTGACGAAGCGTACCCCAAGTCAATACTCTTGGTAGGCTGGCCGTTCAGATCCCAAGCTTCCAAGGCCAGATTTCCGGAGGGCGTGGTTCTAATCATGTATCGGGGGATCTTTTCATCCGCGGAGGCGTTCCGAGAGGTCAATGTTCGAATAACCCGGCCGTCCAGCCCAAGCACCAACTTGAACGGAGCCTTGTCTGACGCCTCGTCTTCTGGGGGGATGTCCCTGCGAACAACGATCATTTTCGGCTGCGTCGTTCGCTCGAACCAATAGAAGCCGACGAAACCGGGCACCTGTTCGGTTAGGGGTACGGCCTGAAACTTCCCATCCCTAGCGAAGCCAAGATCGCTGCCCCATGTATCGTTCAAATACGAGATGGCGACGACACCACCGGTAACAATGATCTGCTTGACGCCACGAGCGATGCCCTTGGGGAGAGGGGTATTATCCAAGAGGGTACCCTGCGGAGAGAATTTCTTCAGGCTTTCATTGATCGCATCCAGGATGTGGAAGTTCCCCTCTTCGTCTACGAAGAAGGTATTGGGCCCTACGTATCCCTCTCCTTCCACGGGAGCAAGGCCGACCTGGTCAGGGCCGCTTCCCCAGGCCAGCGTAAGCGCGACCACCGGATGCAAGGGTTCGGCCCTGACAACGGACCGTCCAAGCCAGAAGGCCCCACCCAAGCCCAGAGCGGCCACCACAGCTCCCACCAACAATAGCCGGCCGACTAAACTTGGTTGATACCGCGTCATGAGTTTCCGTCCCTCCTTACCTACCTAGGGTCGGTTTCCTACCGGGGTCTCATGGCCCGCCGGCGCCATGGCATTGAAATACGCCACCGGAGGGGGATACTGGAAGTTCGTGTTGTACCAGGACGTTATAGGTTCCTCTTTAACGCCGTTGTTCGTTGAAGACGAGTGGATGATGTAGTACGTATAGGTTCCATCCGCATTGGTTGTCTTGAAGGTGTACACAGTCAAGTGGTTCCAGCTAGTATGGACTTGACCCGCTTTCGTGGACAACCCTACACTTGTGATGTAGGGAAGTCCAGGAAGGGTGGGGTCAATGCCAAGAAGCCATCCCCCGTATCCGGCTGAGTTCCGGTCTCAGGCTGTTGAACTGGTACGGACGAGCGGCAAGTCGATCCTCGAGGTCGCGAGGGAACTGGGGATCTCGGGCGAGGGGCTGCGTCGATGGGTTCGCCAGGCGGAAGCCGACGCCGGCCGTGGCCGGCCGGGCGACCTGACCACCGACGAGAAGGCCGAGCTGCACCGCCTGCGTCGAGAGATCAAGGTGCTGCGCGAGGAGCGCGAGATCCTAAAAAAAGCCGCGACCTTCTTCGCGAAGGAGAGCGAGACCCGGTGAGCCGGTATCGGTTCATCGAGGTGGAGAAGGCGTATCACGCGGTTTCGCTCATGTGCCGTGTCCTGACGGTCTCACGGGCCGGGTACTACGCCTGGCGGCATCGTGGCCCGTCACAGAGGGCACAGAAGGACACGGCCTTGGCGGAGCGCGTCCGCTCTATCCACCGGACGAGTCGAGGGACCTACGGTGCGCCCAGGGTGCGCGCCAAGCTTGCCATGGAAGGCGTGGCCACCTCGCGGAAGCGAGTCGCCCGGCTGATGCGGGTGAGCGGCCTTGCCGGCGTCCGCCCGTGTTTTCTTGATCGCACCTCTGTGCCTTGGCTTGGTTCAGGAAGGATGGCTGCTTCGCCGACCAGAAACCCCTCTCACGGTTCCCACGTCAGCAAAACGGCGGAGGCCACGAGCAATTGCGTGCGACGCTTCCAAGCCGACGCAGCACGACCAGCCCCAGGACGCAGCGGCCTTTCGGGTTTGCGTCCATAAGTTCACACGACATCCGCTACAGCCAAGAGAGCTCCCAGTATGATTGACTGCATACTGAGGTTCTTTTGGAAGCATTCGCGGATAGCCCTCAACTGTCCCCAGTAACGCGGTGTCGCCAAGGCCTATGTAAGTTCAGTGTTGGCGTCAACGGGGTTTCACTTAGAAATTGAATTTGAGCAAGAGGGATCTGGCCCAATCGTGCGCACCGCGCGGACTTGGTTCAAGTCGCTGGACTATGATGTGTTTCGACACCGGAAAGGCCCTGCCAGACCATGGGAGGAGCTGGAAATAGCAGGGGATGCGGTGAAGGATGGCGGGTCAAGGTAAAGAACATGCATACCTGCAGCGGATAGAGGGGTCCTCAACGACTTATGGCTAATTCTGGAGTAGGTCACCTGGGAGGTGCGTACCGTGTTGAGGTCAAGGCCGGTAAAAGGGTTTCTAGCCCTGCTCTGCGCGCTGGCGGTCCTGCTTGTGGCTGCATCGGCTAGGGCATCTTCTCAGATTCGCGTCCTCATAGACGGGCGTGAGTTGACATTGCAGGCTCCGGTAAGTATCATGCAAGGGCATGTGCTGGTGCCGCTTCGGTCCATCAGCGAAGCCCTCGGTGCATCAGTATGCTGGTTTCCGGGCGATACTGGGCCGGGCGAGGTCTGGATTGACACGTTTCCTCGCTTCTTCTCCTCACCTCCGTCCCCAGGGACGCCGGCCGTCTTCCAGAATAGCCGACCAGACTTCCTGGGTGCGGTCGGGGCATCATCGGCCCTGACTCAATACCTGGCCGCTGAGCAAGTTGATTCCCCCTCAGGGAAGGGTTCGGTACTGGTCCGATTCGAACTGCTGGACGTACAGAGCTTGATGCAAACCCCTCCACCCTCTGACCTTACGCAACTTGTGGTGAGAGGCTTCCAATTCGCGGTCCGCATGTACTACGTGCAGCCTACTGAGTCCACCATCGCACCACCTCTCCTGGCATTCCAGGAACTGTATG
This genomic interval carries:
- a CDS encoding MFS transporter translates to MSAAGDYLKAIRTMGPNAKRFLLFTILSSISWSINNLDLNLYLHSLGYRQDFIGLLNGLPSFVVMLLGLPIGFLADRRGYLPFLTIGTALSSLTALGTALSAAKLPLLLFALVNGVAGSTAWVIGAPLLMSITKPGERVFLFSLQSALMMGTGFIGSLLGGVIPKAVATYSGGTSMDVIPLRAALLVMFLFDLLALLPLLGVKLGPRGDGGAPAANRPANRANPLPKNAAELRLFLKLLAPEAMVALGAGAMVTFFQLFFNLKFRLSPEQISPIFAFSSVAT
- a CDS encoding TatD family hydrolase, yielding MIDSHLHLDLMSYKDVDDMLGAGIHGAVACSYVFQPSSSGTVIDHYRMLVAVYRAMAAARGFTLGVALGLHPRGIPPDWSAILDALPDWLARPGVVALGEIGLDWADGREKEVLEAEFKLAAQLDKRVVVHLPGTNRETAVGVVLDLAEKAGLNPASMVVDHVGPDVLGSVKAAGCRIGLTVKPGRLSPEDVLTMLHSGIDLSGAMLNSDAANLKASDPLAVALTAAHLRRAGVDETVVAALAGGNARDFFGLSREGWR
- a CDS encoding creatininase family protein, which encodes MARIVEYIRQTLPQLQALDKAKSIALMSVSPIEVHGPHLPVGTDVYISDELQRRYAAEIELRHPDFTLVVLPPLHAGADPLPVGGSIAVPAPVLEGLIVAFAAGLGEQGFRYLLISDNHGGPRHQMAIEAAARTAWKKHRFYVINSFGLEFRMMVQHDQALLTATGLGPGNIGDDPDVHAGTNETSLMLATDPGLIDPGYRNVPPSAPTKGPGVVAGLGRILRALGGRVIGRDLEHLDATLAWTGQKGFTPYMGAPAKASREAGEAMFKARVEVAMGLLERALRGEELRITPMLWGLRILRKLPG
- a CDS encoding S-layer homology domain-containing protein produces the protein MNRPKTWLAWAAVVLLAVASFGLPLAWTGRPAAAADITPPADITSPADITPPAIGLSDIAGHWAEPKILDLYARGIVVPKTGVEFRPNDKITRAEFCGFIARAIGLPTMGYAGLFDDVPASTPEAEAIEAAFRADIVKGTSPGRFSPGDRVTREQMSVMLLGAFQSASRIPPEAGWKRLLFTDAESISSWALNAVKFAFNADIINGKTDGRFAPADSATRAEAAAMVYGLLKSYPYIAADYRTPSVPVVAGSVVSLSVAPSDHKVVYAGGGKWGGLIKSVDGGKTWTNLSFSPPSAYGQGAVEGIVVSPTDAGLVTITSDAAYGWPAAVLQSMDGGLNWGPLVSHRDDLRIRGLAISGKRYQSAGYGGLKVASEGRNWHPEFQYPFDPAADEREDTRLGKPLERAFGYVALSPDGGMGLAAADYDFGAPVMYYSIAIGGASDERSPWVWDNFLTNDVVNPGPYWQALAFPPSPGSTFVIGTDLYDRSTRTIIRSFVDETAISGLAAYQPDETGKLLEVRSYSFSDDGQVVYALAMATPEGGGEKVPVILKSGDGGGAWTAHPAVIPGGAEVTAMAVAFGAGPSGSDYVFLADRGSPADPALPDHNLVGHVFRARGDAAGGYPFEMVYENRGPQ
- a CDS encoding transposase encodes the protein MPRSHPPYPAEFRSQAVELVRTSGKSILEVARELGISGEGLRRWVRQAEADAGRGRPGDLTTDEKAELHRLRREIKVLREEREILKKAATFFAKESETR